The Listeria sp. PSOL-1 genome includes a region encoding these proteins:
- a CDS encoding carboxylesterase translates to MVACLFIHGFTGTPAEVKPFADYVRAHTDWDVLTPTLPGHDRLTYLRNVTYKDWIVFLESILTQLLKEDEQVYLVGFSMGGLLAGFLARHHPEVKKLVLLSTAVSYLEWNQLLNDSRQMLIEARSDRLRNSSMFQRYFKKFNEVPFSSTLQFKKMVDLARPVFEHIEIPTFIAQGLKDPIVPAKKSVAYLDEKIAGPKEFFLMENAGHVICHDKEAILLFERMLTFLERN, encoded by the coding sequence ATGGTGGCATGCCTCTTTATTCATGGTTTTACAGGGACACCCGCTGAAGTAAAACCTTTTGCGGATTACGTGCGGGCACATACAGATTGGGATGTTTTGACGCCAACATTGCCAGGACATGATAGGCTAACGTATTTACGCAACGTGACTTATAAAGATTGGATTGTTTTTCTTGAAAGTATTTTAACCCAACTTTTAAAAGAAGATGAACAAGTGTATCTAGTTGGTTTTTCAATGGGAGGGCTTTTAGCTGGATTTCTTGCAAGACATCATCCTGAAGTGAAAAAATTGGTTTTGTTAAGCACTGCTGTTAGCTACTTAGAATGGAATCAGCTTCTTAACGATTCAAGACAAATGTTGATTGAAGCAAGAAGTGACCGCTTGCGTAACAGTTCAATGTTTCAGCGTTATTTTAAAAAGTTTAATGAGGTTCCCTTTTCTTCCACCTTACAATTTAAAAAAATGGTTGATTTGGCTCGTCCTGTGTTCGAACATATTGAAATACCAACGTTTATTGCTCAGGGGCTAAAAGATCCTATTGTCCCGGCTAAAAAAAGCGTTGCGTATTTGGATGAAAAAATTGCTGGCCCGAAAGAGTTTTTTTTGATGGAAAATGCAGGTCATGTTATTTGTCATGATAAAGAAGCGATACTTCTTTTTGAGCGAATGCTTACTTTTTTGGAAAGAAACTAA
- a CDS encoding D-alanine--D-alanine ligase gives MKKKLIFLYGGKSPEHEVSLETAFSVINALDLNKFDTFPIYITYEGIWIQGPKLTDKLTFSEQLRFKSGKERKFATSDQEVSVGELISPAGISFESENTVVFPLLHGPNGEDGTIQGLLEVLNIPYVGNGVLASAAAMDKIIMKKVFADAGIPQVPAVSVRAFDWKEHREEMAQDIEGLLTYPIFVKPANLGSSVGISKATDNRELKTAIDEAFRFDRRVIVEQGVDAREIEIAVLGNDTPICSVPGEILPKGHEEAFYDYKAKYEDNSTILIIPAELEEGVLEQIKEYAIQAFLGLDGSGLARADFFVTKNNEIFLNEVNTMPGFTPISMYPMLFEASGMPYNQLIEQLIELGLERYEAKNHLQHQFKD, from the coding sequence ATGAAAAAGAAATTAATATTTTTATATGGTGGAAAATCTCCGGAACACGAAGTATCACTTGAAACAGCATTTTCAGTTATAAATGCACTGGATTTAAATAAATTTGATACTTTTCCGATATACATTACATACGAAGGAATTTGGATTCAAGGACCAAAATTAACGGACAAACTAACTTTTTCTGAACAACTGCGCTTCAAGTCAGGTAAAGAAAGAAAATTCGCCACAAGTGATCAAGAAGTTTCGGTAGGCGAATTAATTAGTCCAGCAGGGATTTCTTTTGAAAGCGAGAATACAGTTGTTTTCCCATTACTTCATGGGCCAAATGGGGAAGATGGAACGATTCAAGGGCTTCTTGAAGTGCTTAACATTCCTTATGTTGGAAATGGTGTCTTAGCTTCAGCTGCTGCGATGGATAAAATTATTATGAAAAAGGTATTTGCTGATGCAGGCATTCCTCAAGTTCCCGCTGTATCTGTTCGGGCTTTTGATTGGAAAGAGCATCGAGAAGAGATGGCTCAAGATATTGAAGGTTTGCTAACTTATCCAATATTTGTGAAACCAGCTAACCTGGGTTCAAGTGTAGGTATAAGTAAGGCAACGGATAATCGTGAGCTTAAGACAGCCATTGATGAAGCTTTTCGCTTTGACAGACGGGTGATTGTGGAACAAGGTGTTGATGCACGCGAAATTGAAATTGCTGTTCTTGGTAATGACACACCTATCTGTTCAGTTCCAGGAGAAATTTTACCCAAAGGACATGAAGAGGCTTTTTATGATTATAAAGCGAAGTATGAAGATAACAGTACAATCTTGATTATTCCAGCAGAATTGGAAGAAGGTGTACTTGAACAAATTAAGGAATATGCTATTCAAGCTTTTCTTGGACTTGATGGTAGCGGCCTTGCTCGAGCGGATTTCTTTGTCACAAAAAATAATGAAATCTTTTTAAATGAAGTGAATACAATGCCTGGTTTTACACCGATAAGTATGTATCCAATGCTTTTTGAAGCTAGCGGTATGCCTTACAATCAATTAATTGAGCAATTAATTGAGCTAGGATTAGAACGTTATGAAGCAAAAAACCATTTACAACATCAATTTAAAGATTAA
- a CDS encoding PH domain-containing protein: protein MFEERKLHPIALIKELFVSIRKNIIPIAVGIFSIYRASVATGYFPIWVYLLIVAILVVLILMPACSKYFTFRYTLEQDGLRIRYGFIFHKNIFIPYERIQTIQQKQWFFFIPFHVTQVLIETAGGKKPEGDLSAVPISTLNELRSLRDGKKQEATVQVTNPFDAPKPKENDIPEQTVILKTKELLFMALTSSGVLAGLAILLAVLGQLKDVIPKQFVEEQFKHIEQMSVLIVILFVIALLVILWCISIVATLFKYFQFKLMKFNSELVIEKGLFQRNHTTISHAKIQAVVMIESPIRKWFNLVAVKVITAGSSGDKKHSGDLLLLPIMKKDQALQTLKAFLPEYNVEIDELMRVPKTSLRRFLFIYLLWGSLPFIILTWLYYPFGLISIIIPILSFLKAIASYRATGFLARNKLLLLQARPVISKKTYIVHKDRIQSLKVKQSVWMKRSKTSHLSIDLKSGSEDIRPFIRYLKDKDAYELYKWYRPHLF from the coding sequence ATGTTTGAGGAACGTAAATTGCATCCTATTGCGCTTATTAAGGAGTTATTTGTAAGTATCCGTAAAAATATTATCCCCATTGCAGTTGGGATATTTTCAATTTATCGAGCTTCTGTTGCTACTGGTTATTTTCCTATTTGGGTTTATTTATTGATTGTAGCGATCCTTGTTGTTCTCATTTTAATGCCAGCTTGCTCTAAATATTTTACTTTTCGCTATACGTTAGAACAAGATGGACTTCGGATCCGCTATGGTTTCATTTTTCACAAAAATATTTTTATTCCTTATGAACGAATTCAAACCATTCAACAGAAACAATGGTTCTTTTTTATACCATTTCACGTTACCCAAGTTTTGATTGAAACAGCTGGTGGGAAGAAACCAGAAGGCGATTTAAGTGCTGTCCCAATCAGTACGCTGAATGAATTAAGGAGTTTGCGTGACGGGAAAAAACAAGAAGCAACAGTACAGGTGACAAATCCATTTGATGCTCCTAAACCTAAAGAAAACGACATACCTGAACAAACTGTCATATTAAAAACAAAAGAACTTTTATTTATGGCGCTGACATCAAGCGGGGTGCTAGCAGGGCTTGCCATTTTACTTGCAGTTTTAGGGCAGCTTAAAGACGTGATCCCTAAACAATTTGTTGAAGAGCAATTTAAACATATTGAACAGATGAGTGTTTTGATTGTCATTCTTTTTGTGATTGCCTTACTTGTAATACTGTGGTGTATTTCCATTGTCGCTACTTTATTTAAATACTTTCAATTCAAATTGATGAAATTTAACAGTGAACTTGTCATTGAGAAAGGTTTATTTCAAAGAAACCATACGACGATTTCACATGCGAAAATCCAAGCAGTTGTCATGATTGAATCCCCAATTAGAAAATGGTTTAATCTCGTTGCTGTGAAAGTGATAACCGCAGGGAGCTCAGGCGATAAGAAACATTCAGGAGATTTGCTTCTTTTACCGATTATGAAAAAAGATCAGGCGCTTCAAACGTTAAAAGCATTTCTGCCAGAATATAATGTGGAAATAGATGAACTAATGCGTGTGCCTAAAACAAGTTTACGTCGTTTTTTATTTATTTACTTGCTATGGGGGAGTTTACCATTTATCATTTTGACATGGCTATACTATCCATTCGGCCTTATTAGTATCATTATACCAATTCTTTCATTTTTAAAAGCTATCGCAAGTTATCGAGCAACTGGCTTTTTAGCGAGAAATAAACTACTTCTTTTACAAGCACGGCCAGTCATCTCTAAAAAAACATACATCGTCCATAAAGACCGTATTCAGTCGTTAAAAGTCAAGCAGAGTGTGTGGATGAAGCGCAGTAAAACAAGTCATCTTAGCATTGATTTAAAATCCGGTAGCGAAGATATTCGCCCCTTTATTCGCTATTTAAAAGATAAAGATGCCTATGAACTTTATAAATGGTATCGTCCACACCTTTTTTAG
- a CDS encoding amino acid ABC transporter ATP-binding protein, with amino-acid sequence MYINIKNIRKSFENNTVLKGINLAFEKGKVVVIIGPSGSGKTTFLRSLNALEIPEAGTVSIAGTTVDFSKNVTKQALIELRRKSSMVFQSYNLFPHKTAIENIIEGPTQVLKVPKEQALKEAQDLLAKVGLTTQKDMYPYQLSGGQEQRVGIARALAMKPELILFDEPTSALDPELVGDVLRVMKSLASEGWTMAVVTHELKFAEHVADEVIFMDQGVIVEQGTPAEIFNAPKEERTKQFLDRIQNPI; translated from the coding sequence ATGTATATTAATATAAAAAATATCCGTAAATCATTTGAGAATAACACGGTTTTAAAAGGAATTAATCTTGCTTTTGAGAAAGGAAAAGTCGTTGTTATCATTGGCCCTTCTGGTTCAGGAAAAACGACTTTTTTACGCTCGCTCAATGCGCTTGAAATTCCTGAAGCAGGGACAGTAAGCATTGCTGGAACAACGGTTGATTTTTCTAAGAACGTGACGAAACAAGCTTTAATTGAACTTCGGCGAAAATCTAGCATGGTTTTTCAAAGCTATAATTTATTTCCACATAAAACAGCGATCGAAAATATTATTGAAGGTCCAACACAAGTACTTAAGGTACCAAAAGAACAAGCTTTAAAGGAAGCACAAGATTTGCTTGCAAAAGTTGGTTTAACCACGCAAAAAGATATGTATCCTTATCAGCTTTCTGGCGGACAAGAGCAGCGTGTTGGGATTGCCCGTGCACTTGCAATGAAACCTGAATTAATTTTGTTTGATGAACCTACATCTGCACTGGATCCTGAACTTGTAGGAGATGTTTTACGTGTCATGAAAAGCTTAGCAAGTGAAGGCTGGACAATGGCTGTTGTTACGCACGAACTCAAATTTGCCGAGCATGTTGCTGATGAAGTTATTTTTATGGATCAAGGTGTAATCGTCGAGCAAGGAACACCAGCCGAGATCTTTAATGCACCAAAAGAAGAACGAACCAAACAATTTCTTGATCGCATTCAAAATCCGATTTGA
- the murF gene encoding UDP-N-acetylmuramoyl-tripeptide--D-alanyl-D-alanine ligase, protein MQKTIAQIAKMIPVENDINAFSSVEITGICFDTRKLKQGDLFVPFVGETRDGHTFVKQAIEMGASASFWQKDVPNPPTDFPIILVEDTLRSLQWLAKKYIREVAPKVIAITGSNGKTTTKDITAAIMATKYRVHFTGGNFNNHIGLPYTILTMPEDTEVAVLEMGMSHRHEIEELSMIAAPDIAIITNIGEAHIEYLGTRDEIAKAKMEITMGLKADGLLVYPYEEPLLSNKVTNEYHKETFGKSHEATIYPLQINNQADGTSFTTNVAPEVEIFVPIIGEHNVFNTMAAMIPAFKLGITVDMVKQALKKMERSKNRLEWLTASNGLRILNDAYNSSPTALQTVLKTFMEMDSDGHKKVAVLGDMLELGKESANLHRASATVLQAGKLDQVYLYGDEMQAFAEIAETIIGRENVHHFMTKDDLKQALSQNLTGEEWLLVKASFGMGLKDVVEYLMTES, encoded by the coding sequence ATGCAAAAGACGATAGCGCAAATAGCAAAAATGATTCCAGTGGAGAATGATATCAATGCGTTTTCTAGCGTAGAAATAACAGGAATATGTTTTGATACAAGAAAGCTTAAACAAGGTGACTTATTCGTTCCTTTTGTTGGTGAAACAAGAGATGGGCACACATTTGTAAAGCAAGCGATCGAAATGGGAGCAAGTGCCTCATTTTGGCAAAAAGATGTCCCCAATCCGCCGACAGATTTCCCAATTATTCTTGTTGAAGATACGCTTCGTTCACTGCAATGGCTTGCTAAAAAATATATTCGTGAAGTAGCTCCGAAAGTAATCGCAATTACAGGAAGCAATGGTAAGACAACGACAAAAGATATTACAGCTGCTATTATGGCGACAAAATATCGGGTTCATTTTACGGGCGGGAATTTTAATAATCATATTGGATTGCCTTATACAATTTTGACGATGCCAGAAGATACTGAGGTCGCTGTGCTTGAAATGGGAATGAGTCATAGGCATGAAATTGAAGAGCTTTCCATGATTGCTGCTCCTGATATTGCAATCATTACAAATATCGGTGAAGCACATATCGAATATCTTGGTACGCGAGATGAAATTGCTAAAGCTAAGATGGAAATTACAATGGGTCTAAAAGCAGATGGTTTATTGGTTTATCCATACGAAGAACCGCTTCTTAGCAATAAAGTAACAAATGAATATCACAAAGAAACATTTGGCAAAAGCCATGAAGCGACCATTTATCCACTTCAAATTAACAATCAAGCAGACGGTACTTCTTTTACGACAAATGTCGCTCCAGAAGTAGAGATTTTTGTGCCAATTATTGGTGAACACAATGTTTTTAATACGATGGCTGCGATGATACCGGCTTTTAAATTGGGGATTACAGTTGATATGGTGAAGCAGGCGCTAAAAAAAATGGAGCGCTCGAAAAACCGTTTAGAATGGCTTACAGCATCAAATGGATTAAGAATCTTAAATGATGCCTATAATTCCAGTCCAACGGCACTTCAAACGGTTTTGAAAACGTTTATGGAAATGGATTCAGATGGACATAAGAAAGTAGCCGTTCTTGGTGATATGCTGGAGCTTGGGAAAGAATCTGCTAACCTTCATCGGGCCTCAGCTACTGTTTTACAGGCTGGTAAACTTGATCAAGTCTATCTATATGGCGATGAAATGCAGGCTTTTGCAGAAATTGCTGAAACGATTATCGGACGGGAAAATGTTCATCATTTTATGACGAAAGATGATTTAAAACAAGCCCTTTCACAAAACTTAACAGGTGAGGAATGGCTTCTTGTTAAAGCTTCTTTTGGAATGGGGCTAAAAGATGTAGTTGAATACCTTATGACAGAGAGCTAG
- a CDS encoding type I toxin-antitoxin system Fst family toxin, which yields MFSIFSLIVAPILVGIVLRLFSFWLKKREDN from the coding sequence ATGTTTTCAATTTTTTCGTTAATTGTCGCGCCTATCCTAGTAGGTATAGTACTTAGACTATTTTCTTTTTGGTTAAAGAAGAGAGAAGACAATTAA
- a CDS encoding amino acid ABC transporter permease, which yields MFLNSFVAGAISFNHLNWSILKTAFWPMVKGAIAYTIPLTLLSFVIGMAIALLIALCRLSSVKILRAVARVYVSIIRGTPLLVQLFVIFYGLGNINLKFDPFVAATIAFSLNVGGYASEIVRGSIQSVPKGQWEAGFTIGMTYGQALRRIIIPQAARVSVPPLSNTFISLVKDTSLASLVLVADLFRKAQEIAATSYEFLLIYMEAGLLYWVLCMALSGLQNNVEKRLDRYIAK from the coding sequence ATGTTTCTAAATAGTTTTGTTGCCGGGGCTATTTCCTTTAACCATTTGAATTGGAGTATTTTAAAAACAGCTTTTTGGCCTATGGTAAAAGGGGCGATTGCGTATACGATTCCACTTACGCTTCTTTCTTTTGTCATTGGAATGGCTATCGCTTTACTTATTGCGCTTTGTCGCTTATCTTCAGTTAAAATTTTACGTGCAGTGGCTAGAGTTTATGTTTCTATTATTCGGGGAACGCCTCTTCTTGTGCAGCTTTTTGTTATTTTTTATGGACTTGGTAACATTAACTTGAAATTTGATCCATTTGTTGCAGCAACCATTGCTTTTTCACTAAATGTCGGTGGCTACGCCTCTGAAATTGTTCGGGGCTCTATCCAATCTGTACCAAAAGGACAATGGGAAGCAGGCTTTACAATCGGTATGACATATGGTCAGGCATTACGGCGAATTATTATCCCGCAAGCAGCACGCGTTTCGGTCCCACCGCTTTCCAACACTTTTATCAGCTTAGTTAAAGATACGTCACTTGCATCGCTTGTTCTTGTAGCAGACTTATTCCGAAAAGCACAAGAAATTGCGGCGACAAGCTATGAATTTTTGCTAATTTATATGGAGGCCGGTCTTTTATATTGGGTACTTTGCATGGCATTATCTGGATTACAAAATAACGTTGAAAAACGACTTGATCGTTATATTGCAAAGTAG
- a CDS encoding PH domain-containing protein, producing the protein MELKKLENQLPKKIKKVWHITYGVWGSILVVITLVTALIFSLTDVSFWWNSIAVFITLFYFIFIYRFIIPFRFKRFSYQICHDEIEIQQGIIFRSRTLIPMIRIQHVETSQGPLLRKEKLMALHITTAAKTHIIEAVNEDEADQLRRHILELVKVAKEDV; encoded by the coding sequence ATGGAGCTTAAAAAATTAGAAAATCAGTTACCAAAGAAAATTAAAAAAGTTTGGCACATTACTTATGGCGTATGGGGAAGTATTCTTGTCGTTATAACGCTTGTTACTGCCCTTATTTTTTCTTTAACTGATGTATCATTCTGGTGGAATAGCATTGCTGTTTTCATCACGCTTTTTTATTTTATATTTATTTATCGTTTTATTATTCCTTTCCGCTTTAAGCGCTTTAGTTACCAAATTTGTCATGATGAAATTGAAATTCAGCAAGGTATTATTTTCCGGAGCCGTACATTAATTCCAATGATTAGAATTCAACATGTTGAAACGTCACAAGGCCCTCTCCTTCGTAAAGAAAAACTAATGGCGTTACATATCACAACAGCAGCGAAGACGCACATTATTGAAGCAGTTAACGAAGATGAAGCCGATCAGTTACGTCGTCATATTCTTGAACTTGTAAAGGTGGCGAAAGAAGATGTTTGA
- a CDS encoding DEAD/DEAH box helicase, whose translation MTKFSEFGLDKKIVKSVERMGFEEATPIQEKTIPISLEGKDLIGQAQTGTGKTAAFGLPMIQKVDPKSNHVQALIVAPTRELAIQVSEELYKLSYDKHVRVLAVYGGSDISRQIRSLKKNPHVIVGTPGRILDHINRRTLKLENVETVVLDEADEMLNMGFVEDIESILEKVPKSRQTLLFSATMPEPIRRIAERFMKDPELVRVKTKEMTALLIEQFFVKVHEKEKFDVLSRLLDVQSPELAIVFGRTKRRVDELARALDMRGYNAEGIHGDLTQAKRMSVLRKFKEGKIDVLVATDVAARGLDISGVTHVYNYDIPQDPESYVHRIGRTGRAGKEGMAITFVQPREMGYLRTVEQTTKKRMNPLKAPTWDEAFAGQLNLAAEKITAILTEENLADYKTVASELLEKYDATDIASAMLKLLAKEPDQTPVHITEERPLPSRGGGGYKGKSKNGGYRGGNYRDRNNSGKGRRGSSSGSRDRRFKSERDNKGKYNKKSN comes from the coding sequence TTGACAAAGTTTTCAGAGTTTGGTCTGGACAAAAAAATTGTAAAATCAGTTGAACGCATGGGATTCGAGGAAGCTACCCCAATTCAGGAGAAAACCATTCCAATCAGCTTAGAAGGTAAAGATTTAATTGGTCAGGCACAAACTGGTACAGGTAAAACGGCCGCATTCGGACTTCCAATGATCCAAAAAGTTGATCCAAAAAGCAATCATGTACAGGCGTTAATTGTTGCGCCTACGCGTGAGCTTGCAATTCAAGTTTCCGAAGAGTTGTATAAATTAAGCTATGATAAGCATGTGCGTGTTTTAGCTGTTTATGGTGGTTCTGATATTAGCCGCCAAATCCGCTCGCTCAAGAAAAATCCGCACGTTATCGTAGGGACTCCAGGTCGTATACTTGATCATATCAATCGTCGCACGCTAAAACTGGAAAATGTAGAAACGGTTGTACTTGATGAAGCAGACGAAATGTTAAATATGGGCTTCGTTGAGGACATTGAATCGATTTTAGAAAAGGTTCCAAAAAGTCGTCAAACGCTGCTATTTTCGGCTACAATGCCTGAACCAATTAGACGCATTGCTGAACGCTTCATGAAAGACCCAGAACTAGTTCGTGTGAAAACAAAAGAAATGACAGCACTTTTGATTGAGCAATTCTTTGTAAAAGTTCATGAAAAAGAAAAATTTGATGTATTAAGCCGCTTGCTGGATGTGCAGTCTCCAGAACTTGCGATTGTTTTCGGTAGAACGAAACGTCGTGTGGATGAATTGGCACGTGCACTTGATATGCGCGGTTATAATGCTGAAGGAATTCACGGAGATCTTACACAAGCAAAACGGATGAGTGTCTTGCGTAAATTTAAAGAAGGAAAGATTGACGTACTTGTAGCAACAGATGTCGCTGCTCGTGGGCTCGATATTTCAGGGGTGACGCATGTTTATAACTACGACATTCCGCAAGACCCAGAAAGTTACGTTCACCGCATTGGACGTACTGGACGTGCTGGTAAAGAAGGTATGGCAATCACATTTGTTCAGCCACGTGAGATGGGCTATCTTAGAACAGTTGAACAAACAACCAAAAAACGTATGAACCCTCTTAAAGCACCAACTTGGGATGAAGCTTTTGCAGGCCAATTGAATCTTGCAGCAGAAAAAATCACAGCAATTCTTACGGAAGAAAACCTTGCTGATTATAAAACAGTAGCTAGTGAGCTGCTTGAAAAATATGATGCAACGGATATTGCTTCCGCTATGCTAAAACTGCTTGCCAAAGAACCAGATCAAACGCCTGTTCATATTACAGAAGAGCGCCCACTTCCATCACGTGGTGGCGGTGGTTACAAAGGTAAAAGTAAAAATGGCGGCTATCGTGGTGGGAATTACCGCGATCGTAACAACAGCGGCAAAGGCCGTCGTGGTTCAAGCTCAGGCAGCCGTGACCGTCGTTTTAAATCAGAACGTGACAACAAAGGAAAGTACAATAAGAAATCTAATTAA
- a CDS encoding amino acid ABC transporter substrate-binding protein, producing the protein MKKLLMIVFTSLLTLGLVACGSDSGSGTNDKDLLKQIKKEGVMTVGTEGTYRPFTFHDSKTNKLTGYDIDVVKEVAKRLGVKTKFEETQWDSMFAGLNASRFDVIANQVGINKEREEKYDLSIPYSTSTAVIVTAKDNKDIKKMSDLKGVKVAQSLTSNYGKIAQSASAKIESVDGLAQSLELIKQGRVDATVNDKLAVLDYLKNTGDKKIKIAAELNKEKGSSGFAFRKDTKLKQAFDKELKAMEKDGTLKKISEKWFGKDVSK; encoded by the coding sequence ATGAAAAAACTACTTATGATTGTGTTCACATCTTTACTTACGCTGGGCTTAGTTGCTTGTGGGAGTGATTCTGGCAGTGGCACAAATGATAAAGACTTGTTGAAACAAATCAAAAAAGAAGGCGTTATGACAGTGGGGACTGAAGGCACCTATCGTCCATTCACCTTCCATGATAGCAAAACAAATAAATTAACTGGTTATGATATTGATGTAGTTAAGGAAGTAGCCAAACGACTTGGCGTTAAAACAAAATTTGAAGAAACACAGTGGGACTCTATGTTTGCTGGTTTGAATGCTTCAAGGTTTGATGTGATTGCTAATCAAGTTGGAATTAATAAAGAACGCGAAGAGAAATATGATCTTTCTATACCTTATTCAACAAGTACAGCTGTTATCGTTACAGCCAAAGATAATAAGGACATCAAAAAAATGAGCGATCTAAAAGGTGTAAAAGTAGCCCAAAGCTTAACTAGTAACTATGGTAAAATTGCCCAATCTGCCAGTGCTAAAATTGAATCAGTAGACGGTTTAGCTCAGTCGCTTGAACTCATTAAGCAAGGCCGCGTCGATGCAACGGTCAATGATAAATTGGCTGTCCTTGATTATCTGAAAAATACAGGCGATAAGAAAATTAAAATTGCTGCTGAATTAAATAAAGAAAAAGGCAGCAGCGGCTTTGCTTTTCGGAAAGATACCAAGCTAAAACAAGCTTTTGATAAAGAATTAAAAGCAATGGAAAAAGATGGTACGCTTAAAAAAATCTCAGAAAAATGGTTTGGAAAAGATGTTTCTAAATAG